DNA sequence from the Cellulophaga sp. HaHaR_3_176 genome:
TACAATTGCGAATAATACTGACTTAAACTTTGTTTTTATAGCCAGTTTTAGGGATAGCGATATAAATGATATCACTGGAGTTAATCACTGTGGTACTATTTTAACAATCTTTGAAGAATCGATTCTTTTTGGCGTTTCTGCTGTTGAGCACATAAAAACCTCAACATGCACCATTAAGCATTTTAAAGAACTTGAATTGCACGCCAATTTAGGTATTAAGTTTTTAATTAAACCTTTAAAATCGTGGATGGAACCGGCCATATATAATGGACAAAAGGGAAGTATTAAACCAGCTACCGTTATTATGAAAAAAATACTGTTTTTCTTCGAAAAATTAAAGGCAACCTTTTGGTTTGTACCAGCATTGATTATTATAATTACAATTCTTATTTCAATTATTGTAGTTACTATCGATCAAGGTATCAAAATACCAAAAGAAGGTTTAAATCAACTGTTTTTTGTAAATAGTGCCGATTCTGCTCGTAGTATATTAACCACTATTTCTGCGGCTATGATTGGTGTTGCAGGTACTGTTTTTTCAATAACACTGGTAGCATTAACCTTAGCCTCTTCGCAATTTGGCCCACGGTTAATTCGTAATTTTATGTATGTACGGCTTAACCAAATTGTATTAGGTTCGTATGTATCAACCTATCTATATTGCTTGTTTGTTTTAAATGCAATAAAAGATAATGATGGGTACACGTTTATACCTAAACTATCTATTCTGCTTGCTATAATTGCAGCGTTTACAAATATTATACTCCTTATTGTTTTTATACATCAAATTGCCACAAGTATTCAGGCTGACAAGGTAATTTCTGATATTTCTCAGATTATTTCTACCCAAGTAAAAACTTTATTTCCTGAAAATATGGGCGATGAATTTGAAGATGAAAAACGAGTAAATGCCGATGCTATAAAATCAAGATATACTCATACGAAACTTATAAAATCTCATAAAAATGGTTATTTTCAATATATTGATAATGAATCGTTATTAGAAGAAATACAAAATATTGATGGGTTGTTAGAGTTGTATTTTAAACCCGGAGATCATTTAGTAGAAGGTATTAATATTGGAAAGCTCTATACAAATAAAGATATTGATGATGAGCAGTATGATGACATTTCAGACAATTTTGTAATAGGTAATACTAAAAGTTCTCAACAAGATCTTCAATTTTCAATTTATCAGATGGTAGAAATAGCATCACGTGCATTATCGCCAGGCGTTAACGATCCTTTTACAGCAATTACGTGTATTGATAACTTAACGGCTACTATGTGCCGACTAGCACAAGCCAATTACCCATCTAACTACCGAGTAGATAAAAATGATGTATTAAGAATTATTACAGAAAATTTAGAGTTTGAAGATTTTTTAGACGCTTCATTCAATCAAATTCGACAATATTCGGCAGGTAATACTGCTGTGGTCATAAAATTGATGGATGGTTTAACTACTATTTCTGTTTTTGCTAAAAAGGATGCGTATAAAAAGGCCCTTGTAAAACACGCAAAAATGGTTTTAAATGTTGGTAAACAATCTTTAAATGAAGTAAATGACTTTAAAAACTTAGAAGAAAGATCTAAAAAAATTATGTCGTAACTAAAACTATATAAAAACATGAATTGGTTGTACTCATTAACAGACCCACTTTTAGAAACTATAGCTGGTAGTATTTTAATATGTATCGCTATAATTTTATTAACAAGGCTGGTTGGTTTGCGTACTTTCGCAAAATTTACGGCCTACGACTTTGCATTTACAATTGCTATTGGTAGTATTATTTCATCTATACTAACTTCTAGTACATCAATAGTACATGGTGTAGTGGCCATTGCAAGTTTGTTGTTACTTGCATATGTACTTTCTGGTTTACAAAAAAAATTTCCAAAATTAAGTTCTTTACTTTCTAATCAACCTTTGTTGTTAATGAAAGGGAGTACCATATTAGATAAAAATTTAAAACACGCTCAGATTGAAAAATCGCAAGTAATTGCAAAATTAAGAGAAGCCAATGTATTAAATTTCAACCAAGTATTTGCTGTGGTATTAGAAGCTACAGGCGATATTTCGGTACTCCACAAAACTTCTGATGCTGATAATCAAAAATTAAACGAACAACTACTAGAAGGCGTACGAGAAACACCGTAAATTAACTTTACTGCTATTTACCTATGCATAACAAGCTTAAAAAACATATCGAAACTGTTATTCCCATAACAAAAGATGAGTTCTCTTTTATTGTGGCTCATTTTACAATAGAAAACTTTAAAAAAGGTGATTTTTTAATCGAAAAAGGAAACCGAAATGTTGATGCTTACTTCATTATATCAGGACTTTTAAAACTTTCGTATGATGATGAACAGGGTAAAGAGCACATTGTTTCTTTTGCTATGGAAGATTGGTGGGAAAGTGATTTTTCTGCATTTTATTCACAAGCTCCAGCAACCAAGCATTTACAATGTTTAGAAAATACTATGGTATATTCATTAACATATACTAACTACCAAAAACTGTGTGCCGAGCAGCCAAAAATGGAACATTTTTTTCTTAAAAAATCTAGCAATGGCCATATTGCTTCACAGCAACGCATTCTCTCTTTTTTAAGCAATACTGCAAAAGAACGGTACAACGAGTTACTTAAAAAACAACCCACATTATTGCAACGTGTACCTAAAACATTACTCGCTTCTTATTTAGGTGTAAGCCGCGAAACGTTAAGCAGGCTTAACACTTAAATACTACCCAACGTTTGTGATGTATGTCACGCTCTTTTATTTTTCATACATCCAATTTTGCAGGTACTTATAAACCCGTAAAAATTTAAACCAATGGAAAAAAGAATTATTAATCCGTGGCAATGGCAAAACAGCCGTAGTTATGTACAAGCAATTGAAGTTAAAAATGCCAATGCAACCCTTTACATTTCTGGGCAAACTGCAATTGATGCTAATGGCGTTTCGAGTACAGCTGATATGAAAACACAAGTAATACAAACTTTAGCGAATTTAGAGCACGTAATTACCGAAGCTGGTTACCAGTGCAAACACATTGTGCGCTTAAACATATATACGACCAATACAAACGAGTTCTTTTCTTGTTTTGATGTGCTACAACATTGGATTGCCAAACACAGTATACAACAAACCTCAACAGTTTTAGAAGTAAAAAGCCTTTTTGAAACTTTAAAAGTAGAATTAGAAGCAACGGTAGCCAATTAAGGCTGCCGTTTTTTATTTAAAGTCTTTTTGTAGGTATAACACTTCATCGATAAGCCTTTTTGTAATAACACTTACAACGATTAAATTTTAAAGCATATCAAATAAGTGTATTAAATATATGAAAATTAGTCCCATATGTTGGAAACCACAAAATCACGTAAACTTTTTCCTTTAATTTAGTTTTCCAATTACGTAGTCTCCCCCCAACTATTTGATGATTTGTTATAAAAAAACTTATATATATAATTGAGACTATGAAAAGTATTCTAAACTTTAATTTGATAACGAAGTGAAAGAAATCATTGAGATTCAAAAACAATATAGAAAGCAACAAAATATTAAAACTTATTCTTATTTAAGCGATGATCAAATTACTCTTGCGGCACAAAAATATGTGGAACAATATTTAAAATCACCATCTACAGCAAAGTTCCCTTCTTTATTTAAATCAGAAATTAAAAAAATAAGACCAGGTTCTTATATTGTGACATCTTATGTTGATTCTCAAAATGGATTCGGTGCAATTATTAGAAATAATTATATAGTCGAACTAAATCAAACAATAGACGGGAAAATTATATTAAAAGATATAACTTTTTTAAAATAAATACCCCACTCCCTAACCCAAACCAACACTTCCCTCGTTGCTACTTTTAAAAAGCATGGTTTCTGTTTACTTTTGGTAACAACTAAAAAATGAAACCATGAAAAAAAGTGCTTTTATACTGTTGTTTGCTATTGTGTTAGCATCATGTACAAGTAAACCAGAACAAAAACCAACTGTAGTATATACTGAAGATGGTACACCAGAGGTAATTAAAAAAGATACTTCGGTAATTGTAATGGCAGATATGCCTGTACATATTGATAGTACGGAGTTTTTAGTACACCCAGTTGGTGAGTTACAATTATACCAAAGCAAGGGTAAATTTTGGAGCAGTGCATCAAGCTATGATGGCAGATCTAGTTATGAAAATACAAACTTTACTATATCGAGCTATACCAATTATAATTTTACAGGCAACTTAAGAAACTTACAGTTTGAGCAATTAGGTACTGATAAGCTTGTGCCTTTAACCGATAAAAATATTAGAATTTCAAGTGCTCAATTTTTAAGTGATTTGTATAAAAGAGAGGGCAAACAATTATTTTTTTATACCATAACCGATGCTGATACTAACAAAGATGGCGCTTTAGATTATAAAGATATTGAAACGCTATACATGAGTAAAATTGATGGTAGCAACTTTGTTAAACTAACGCCTAACAACCAAGAGCTAATAGATTGGAAAATTATAGACAGCATAAACCGCATCTATTTTAAAACCCTTGAAGATGTGAATAAAGATGGTAATTTTGACCGTAAAGATAAGGTGCATTACCATTATATAAACTTACTTGATAAGGTTTTAAAACCGATAGAATACTACCCTATTTAAAATAAATTAATCATTAAAAATAGGTGTTTTTGTCAAGTTGATTAAAGCACCTTTTTTACTATTTACTAATCGTTTAGAGCGTAAATATCTACCTAAATTATAAGCATCAAAATTATAAGCATCTTTAGCAACGCTACTTATTTTTACTTGTCCGGAAGAATGAATGAATTCGTTATTTCCTATCCACATACCTACATGTACTACTTTTTCACCTATAGAGTCTGTTGCTTTTCTTCCGAAGAATAACAGATCGCCAGGTGCTAATTGATCAAAGTTTTTAACAGCATCCATTTCTTCACCTGTATGTACTTGTTGCGATGCATCACGCGGAATAATCATTCCGTTTAAAAAGTATATCGTTTTAGTAAAACCACTACAGTCTACCCCTTTTGGTGATGTGCCACCCCATAAGTATGGTAAGCCCATTAGTTTTTTAGAGGTAGCTACTAAAGCTTCTTCCGTTGGGTTTGTATGCGCAAGCCAATCGCTATATAAAACAGCTTCTTGCTTGTTTACAAAAGCTACCCTACCATCTGGATATTTTACGTTATAAAAATCACCACTATCATCTATCATTTCTAAAATGCCACCTGCAACAATATCTGATACTACTTGTGCGCTAATATTAGGTTCAGAATAGGTATTACCTGTTATCTGTGTGTATATAATTTTGGTTGCAGCTTTCCAACGGTTCATGGTACTCATAGGCATCGGTACAATACCACCATCATCTACCCATGATAAATACATATCTGGTGTTTGAATTAAGGCCCAAGAACCTTCTTTTTTATAAATTTTTACGGGTGTACCTAACAATGCTTGTGTTGCAAGCTCAGCAGAGTGTTTTGGATTACTACGCAGGTTTGCTACTGATATGCTTACTAAACCAACAGTACTATCATTTAAAGTAGCAGTTGGTAACATTGTAATACTATCTATAACAGTTTTATTTTCTGCATTCAATTTATCTTTTAATGCTTGTACAGCATCTGGCAGGTTACTTTCACCTTTTAATGTATAGGTCCCATTTTCTTTTTCTGCCGTTACAGAAAATAAAGCTACCCTTTTATCTGGTGCAAAAATGTTTTTTACCTCATTTATTTCATCAACTAAATGCCCTTCTTTTTTTTCAATTTTAGAACATGAAAAGGATATTAACAATACAGTTAAACTAAAAAATAAGTAAACAGATTTTTTGAACATACTAAGCGACTTTAATTGTTCTTGAAAAGTATAAATTTAAATGTACTTAGCTCTTACATAAACCAATAAATTTTAAACAGACAGGTTTGTCTTTTGAGGTGTTTTGAACAAAAATAAAACTTAAAATACTGTTAATCAATGTGTTTGATTTTGAATTACAAATATATTATTGTACATTAACTTTTATGATAGCAATAGAGAGAGAAGAGAATATAGCATTTATTGAAAAGTCGGTAACTCATTTAGAGGCTACAGGATTTGAACAAATTAAGGTAGATTTAGAAGGTTATGAAAAACCTAAGTCGTACACTCGCAAAGGGTCTGACTCTAAAATAACGCCTGATATTGTCGCTCTAAAAAATGGAAAGAAATATTTTTTTGACATCAGCTTAAAGTCTCAACGACCAAGATTATTAAAAACAAAATGGTTGTTTTTAGATACTATTAGTAGAATGAAGTCAGATAGGTTCAGAATTATTACTACTAAAGGGCATTATAAATTTACCGAGAACATGTTGGAAGATATTAACTTAGTTAATAAAGAACCCATCAAACTATAATACTTTTTGGAATACAATGAAAAAGCGCCTAATTGGCGCTTTTTTTATTTGATCATATTTATATGTGGTATGCCATCTTCTAAATATTCATTGCCTACTGCAGTAAAACCTAATGAGGTATAAAACTTTAAAAGGTATTTTTGAGCTGATATTCTAATAGTTGTTTCATTATAACAATCTTTAACAGCTTGTATAGAGGCTTTCATAATTTCAACCCCATACCCATCTTTTCTTGTTTTTTGGCTTACTACTACCCTACCAATACTGGCTTCTTTAAAATAATCGCCAGCTTTAAAAATTCGGGTATATGCAACAACATCATCACCTTTAAAACCTAATACATGTATTGCTTTTTGGTCTTTACCATCAACATCTTGATATACACAGTCTTGTTCAACTACAAAAACTTCGCTCCTTAATTGTAATATAGCATACAACTCTTGAGTGTTTAGTTCACTAAATGTTTTTACAACTATAGTTAACATATATATGTAATATTAATTACAAGGTATTTTTTCTACTCTTCTTTCGTGTCTTCCACCTTCAAATTTTGTTTCTAAAAAGGCTTTTACCATATCTAAAGCTTGTGGTAAAGAAATATAACGAGCAGGTAAGCTTAAAATATTGGCATCATTATGTTGCCTAGCTAAAACTGTTATTTCTTTTGTCCAACATAAAGCAGATCTAACTTTTTGATGTTTGTTAGCTGTAATAGATGCACCATTACCGCTACCACATATAATAATACCGAAATCTACATTTTTATCAGAAACATCTTTAGCAACCGGATGAACAAAATCTGGATAGTCTACACTATCTGTTCCATCTGTTCCATAGTTTTCAACTTCAATGTTCATTGACTTTAAAAGACCTATAACAGCAAGCTTATACTGTGTACCTGCATGATCGTTACCTATAGCTATTTTCATATTCTAATGATGTTAATTATACAGTAAAGGTACAAATACCTAGGGTTTCACCACACTTTTAGGGTTATTAACAACATTTTTTATAAAAAATTTAATATATACTGTTACTTAGCACTTTATATAAATATGCGTTTTGTTGATAACATGATCAAAAAAACTCACTATTAAATTTTGATATTAAATTGTAATTCTGCTTTACAAAAGTTATTGGTATTTGAACTATAAACTTCTAAAAAAATACCTGAAAGATATCACAACTTCAAATCGAGTAGTTAACAATAAATTTACATCTACTTATCAATAATTTTATGTTCACAGAAGTTATTAAGATTAGTTAATAACCTATTTAAAGAGCTGATTTTAAATTTATAATCAATTGTATAAATTGTCGATAAAGTTATTTATAAACGCAAAACAAGTAAACCTTATTAAAATTATATCGGTTATTAACACACTATAATAGTCACCATTTTATTTAAATTTTAAAAAAAAGAAAAAGTATATATATTATATATGTTTATAACTAAGAAAATTTAAAAAAGTGAGTTTACAAATGCTTAATGCTAGCTATGGATTATAATTTGTAATTTTCCGATAAATTAAACAATTGAATGACAAAGAAAAAGAAAAGGTCATCAAGTCAGAAAAAAAATGAAATTACCAGAGGTATTTTCACTGTACTTGAAAAAGAACCTACAAAGAGTTTTAACTATAAAGAGATTGCTGCTAAATTAAAAATAGAGAATGCTAACGATCGTAATGATCTGATTAAAAGATTAGTGCAGCTAAAAGAGAAAAGAAGAATTATTGAAGATACACCAGGCAAATACAAGTCTATAGTATCTACAAGAACATACCATACTGGTACTGTTGATATTACTAGTAGAGGTAATGCTTATATTATTATTGATGGTATGGACGATGACGTTTTTATTCCATTTAATAAAGTAAACAAAGCTTTTCATAAAGATACTGTTGAGGTTTATGTATACCCACGCAGAAAAGGAAAGAAACTTGAAGGAGAAATAACAAAAATAGTTGAACGTAAGAAAACTAGTTTTGTTGGTATTTTAGATATGCAAAAAAGTTTTGCTTTTGTGCGTATTGGAGATTTTAGAATGTATACCGATTTTTTTATTCCTAAAGATAAAATTAACGATGCACAAAATGGTGATAAAGTTA
Encoded proteins:
- a CDS encoding DUF2254 domain-containing protein; protein product: MEPAIYNGQKGSIKPATVIMKKILFFFEKLKATFWFVPALIIIITILISIIVVTIDQGIKIPKEGLNQLFFVNSADSARSILTTISAAMIGVAGTVFSITLVALTLASSQFGPRLIRNFMYVRLNQIVLGSYVSTYLYCLFVLNAIKDNDGYTFIPKLSILLAIIAAFTNIILLIVFIHQIATSIQADKVISDISQIISTQVKTLFPENMGDEFEDEKRVNADAIKSRYTHTKLIKSHKNGYFQYIDNESLLEEIQNIDGLLELYFKPGDHLVEGINIGKLYTNKDIDDEQYDDISDNFVIGNTKSSQQDLQFSIYQMVEIASRALSPGVNDPFTAITCIDNLTATMCRLAQANYPSNYRVDKNDVLRIITENLEFEDFLDASFNQIRQYSAGNTAVVIKLMDGLTTISVFAKKDAYKKALVKHAKMVLNVGKQSLNEVNDFKNLEERSKKIMS
- a CDS encoding DUF421 domain-containing protein, which produces MNWLYSLTDPLLETIAGSILICIAIILLTRLVGLRTFAKFTAYDFAFTIAIGSIISSILTSSTSIVHGVVAIASLLLLAYVLSGLQKKFPKLSSLLSNQPLLLMKGSTILDKNLKHAQIEKSQVIAKLREANVLNFNQVFAVVLEATGDISVLHKTSDADNQKLNEQLLEGVRETP
- a CDS encoding Crp/Fnr family transcriptional regulator, with the protein product MHNKLKKHIETVIPITKDEFSFIVAHFTIENFKKGDFLIEKGNRNVDAYFIISGLLKLSYDDEQGKEHIVSFAMEDWWESDFSAFYSQAPATKHLQCLENTMVYSLTYTNYQKLCAEQPKMEHFFLKKSSNGHIASQQRILSFLSNTAKERYNELLKKQPTLLQRVPKTLLASYLGVSRETLSRLNT
- a CDS encoding RidA family protein; translation: MEKRIINPWQWQNSRSYVQAIEVKNANATLYISGQTAIDANGVSSTADMKTQVIQTLANLEHVITEAGYQCKHIVRLNIYTTNTNEFFSCFDVLQHWIAKHSIQQTSTVLEVKSLFETLKVELEATVAN
- a CDS encoding NlpC/P60 family protein — its product is MFKKSVYLFFSLTVLLISFSCSKIEKKEGHLVDEINEVKNIFAPDKRVALFSVTAEKENGTYTLKGESNLPDAVQALKDKLNAENKTVIDSITMLPTATLNDSTVGLVSISVANLRSNPKHSAELATQALLGTPVKIYKKEGSWALIQTPDMYLSWVDDGGIVPMPMSTMNRWKAATKIIYTQITGNTYSEPNISAQVVSDIVAGGILEMIDDSGDFYNVKYPDGRVAFVNKQEAVLYSDWLAHTNPTEEALVATSKKLMGLPYLWGGTSPKGVDCSGFTKTIYFLNGMIIPRDASQQVHTGEEMDAVKNFDQLAPGDLLFFGRKATDSIGEKVVHVGMWIGNNEFIHSSGQVKISSVAKDAYNFDAYNLGRYLRSKRLVNSKKGALINLTKTPIFND
- a CDS encoding GNAT family N-acetyltransferase, which translates into the protein MLTIVVKTFSELNTQELYAILQLRSEVFVVEQDCVYQDVDGKDQKAIHVLGFKGDDVVAYTRIFKAGDYFKEASIGRVVVSQKTRKDGYGVEIMKASIQAVKDCYNETTIRISAQKYLLKFYTSLGFTAVGNEYLEDGIPHINMIK
- a CDS encoding RpiB/LacA/LacB family sugar-phosphate isomerase, producing the protein MKIAIGNDHAGTQYKLAVIGLLKSMNIEVENYGTDGTDSVDYPDFVHPVAKDVSDKNVDFGIIICGSGNGASITANKHQKVRSALCWTKEITVLARQHNDANILSLPARYISLPQALDMVKAFLETKFEGGRHERRVEKIPCN